In a genomic window of [Empedobacter] haloabium:
- the carB gene encoding carbamoyl-phosphate synthase large subunit yields the protein MPKRLDIKSILIIGSGPIVIGQACEFDYSGAQACKALREEGYKVILVNSNPATIMTDPEMADVTYIEPITWQVVERILDKERPDAILPTMGGQTALNCALDLHRHGILEKYNVELIGATPEAIDKAEDRAKFKDAMTKIGLGSARSGIAHSMDEAWSVQRELGFPTIIRPSFTMGGSGGGIAYNEEEFEQICKRGLEASPTSELLIEESLLGWKEYEMEVVRDKADNCIIICSIENLDPMGVHTGDSITVAPAQTLTDKEYQIMRNASLAVLREIGVDTGGSNVQFSINPKDGRMIVIEMNPRVSRSSALASKATGFPIAKVAAKLAVGFTLDELRNEITGGATPASFEPSIDYVVTKIPRFAFEKFPTADHHLTTQMKSVGEVMAMGRTFQESFQKALRGLEVGVDGLNQKTVDREKLEEELGEPGPERIWYVGDAFAQGFTLEEVHQLTKIDPWFLVQIKEIVDLELWLDTQKLDNLDKNTLYRLKQKGFSDRRLAYLLQTTDTEVRKRRRELGIRPVYKRVDTCAAEFATNTAYMYSTYDEECESNPTDKKKIMVLGGGPNRIGQGIEFDYCCVHAALAMREDGYETIMVNCNPETVSTDYDTSDRLYFESLTLEDVLEIVDLEKPVGVIVQYGGQTPLKLALDLEKNGVPIVGTSPDMIDAAEDRERFQKLLHDLNLRQPPNRTARTEEEALRLAQEIGYPLVVRPSYVLGGRAMEIVHEQRDLERYMREAVKVSNDSPVLLDRFLNDAIECDVDCISDGETTFIGGVMEHIEQAGVHSGDSACSLPPYSLAQDTIDELKRQTALMAKGLNVVGLMNVQFAIQKQDVDGVQKDVVYVLEVNPRASRTVPFVSKATGLQLAKIAARCMVGQTLAQQGITREVVPPYYSVKEAVFPFVKFPGVDTILGPEMKSTGEVMGVGQTFAEAFVKSQLGAGVKLPKSGKVFLSVKGSDKPRAVKVARDLVDAGFTLVATKGTAAVIAAAGLPVTPVNKVVEGRPHVVDMIKNHEIALVINTVEEKRSAINDSRTIRTSSLQSRVTTFTTIAGAEAAVAGIRHLDELQVYDLQGLHKTLH from the coding sequence ATGCCAAAACGTTTAGACATCAAAAGCATCCTGATTATCGGCTCCGGCCCGATCGTGATCGGCCAGGCCTGCGAATTCGACTATTCCGGCGCCCAGGCCTGCAAGGCCCTGCGCGAAGAGGGGTATAAGGTCATCCTGGTCAACAGCAATCCGGCCACGATCATGACCGACCCGGAAATGGCCGACGTCACCTATATCGAGCCGATCACCTGGCAGGTGGTCGAGCGCATCCTGGACAAGGAGCGCCCGGACGCGATCCTGCCGACGATGGGCGGCCAGACCGCGCTGAACTGCGCGCTCGACCTGCACCGCCACGGCATCCTGGAGAAGTACAACGTCGAACTGATCGGCGCCACGCCGGAAGCGATCGACAAGGCCGAGGACCGCGCCAAGTTCAAGGACGCGATGACCAAGATCGGCCTGGGTTCGGCCCGTTCCGGCATCGCCCACTCGATGGACGAAGCGTGGAGCGTGCAGCGCGAGCTGGGCTTCCCGACCATCATCCGGCCGTCGTTCACGATGGGCGGCTCGGGCGGCGGCATCGCCTACAACGAGGAAGAATTCGAGCAGATCTGCAAGCGCGGCCTGGAAGCCTCGCCCACGTCCGAGCTGCTGATCGAAGAGTCGCTGTTGGGCTGGAAAGAGTACGAGATGGAAGTGGTGCGCGACAAGGCGGACAACTGCATCATCATCTGCTCGATCGAGAACCTGGACCCGATGGGCGTGCATACCGGCGACTCGATCACGGTGGCGCCGGCACAGACGCTGACGGACAAGGAATACCAGATCATGCGTAACGCGTCGCTGGCGGTGCTGCGCGAGATCGGCGTGGACACGGGCGGCTCGAACGTGCAGTTCTCGATCAATCCGAAGGACGGCCGCATGATCGTCATCGAGATGAACCCGCGCGTGTCGCGTTCGTCGGCGCTGGCGTCGAAAGCCACCGGCTTCCCGATCGCGAAAGTGGCGGCCAAGCTGGCCGTGGGCTTCACGCTGGACGAGCTGCGCAACGAGATCACGGGCGGCGCCACGCCGGCCTCGTTCGAGCCGTCGATCGACTATGTCGTCACCAAGATCCCGCGCTTCGCGTTCGAGAAGTTCCCGACTGCCGACCACCACCTGACCACGCAGATGAAATCCGTCGGCGAGGTGATGGCGATGGGCCGCACCTTCCAGGAATCGTTCCAGAAGGCGCTGCGCGGCCTGGAAGTGGGCGTCGATGGCCTGAACCAGAAGACAGTCGACCGCGAGAAGCTGGAAGAGGAACTGGGCGAGCCGGGTCCGGAGCGCATCTGGTACGTGGGCGACGCCTTCGCCCAGGGCTTCACGCTGGAGGAAGTGCACCAGCTGACCAAGATCGACCCGTGGTTCCTGGTGCAGATCAAGGAGATCGTCGACCTGGAACTGTGGCTGGACACGCAGAAGCTCGATAACCTGGACAAGAACACGCTGTACCGCCTGAAGCAGAAGGGCTTCTCGGACCGCCGCCTGGCCTACCTGCTGCAGACGACCGACACCGAGGTGCGCAAGCGCCGCCGCGAACTGGGCATCCGCCCGGTGTACAAGCGCGTCGACACCTGCGCGGCCGAATTCGCCACCAACACGGCCTACATGTACTCCACGTACGACGAGGAGTGCGAGTCCAACCCGACCGACAAGAAGAAGATCATGGTGCTGGGCGGTGGCCCGAACCGGATCGGCCAGGGCATCGAGTTCGACTACTGCTGCGTGCACGCGGCACTGGCGATGCGCGAGGACGGCTACGAGACCATCATGGTCAACTGCAATCCGGAAACCGTGTCGACCGACTACGACACCTCCGACCGCCTGTATTTCGAATCGCTGACCCTGGAGGACGTGCTGGAGATCGTCGACCTGGAGAAGCCGGTCGGGGTGATCGTGCAGTACGGCGGCCAGACGCCGCTGAAGCTGGCGCTGGACCTGGAAAAGAACGGCGTGCCGATCGTCGGCACGTCGCCGGACATGATCGACGCGGCCGAAGACCGCGAGCGCTTCCAGAAGCTGCTGCACGACCTGAACCTGCGCCAGCCGCCCAATCGCACCGCCCGTACCGAAGAAGAAGCACTGCGCCTGGCGCAGGAAATCGGCTACCCGCTGGTGGTGCGTCCTTCCTACGTGCTGGGCGGCCGCGCGATGGAGATCGTGCACGAGCAGCGCGACCTGGAGCGCTACATGCGCGAAGCGGTCAAGGTGTCGAACGATTCGCCGGTGCTGCTGGACCGCTTCCTGAACGACGCGATCGAATGCGACGTGGACTGCATCTCCGATGGCGAGACCACCTTCATCGGCGGCGTGATGGAGCACATCGAGCAGGCCGGCGTGCACTCGGGCGACTCCGCCTGCTCGCTGCCGCCGTACTCGCTGGCGCAGGACACCATCGATGAACTGAAGCGCCAGACCGCGCTGATGGCCAAGGGCCTGAACGTGGTGGGCCTGATGAACGTGCAGTTCGCGATCCAGAAGCAGGACGTGGACGGCGTGCAGAAGGACGTCGTGTACGTGCTGGAAGTGAACCCGCGCGCGTCGCGCACGGTGCCGTTCGTGTCGAAGGCCACCGGCCTGCAGCTGGCCAAGATCGCGGCGCGCTGCATGGTCGGCCAGACCCTGGCGCAGCAAGGCATCACGCGGGAAGTGGTGCCGCCTTACTACAGCGTCAAGGAAGCCGTGTTCCCGTTCGTGAAGTTCCCGGGTGTCGACACGATCCTGGGCCCCGAGATGAAATCGACGGGCGAGGTGATGGGCGTGGGCCAGACGTTCGCCGAGGCGTTCGTCAAGTCGCAGCTGGGCGCCGGCGTCAAGCTGCCGAAGTCGGGCAAGGTGTTCCTGTCGGTGAAGGGTTCGGACAAGCCGCGCGCGGTGAAGGTGGCGCGCGACCTGGTCGATGCCGGCTTCACGCTGGTGGCGACCAAGGGCACGGCGGCCGTGATCGCGGCGGCGGGCCTGCCCGTCACGCCGGTCAACAAGGTCGTCGAGGGCCGCCCGCACGTGGTGGACATGATCAAGAACCACGAGATCGCCCTCGTCATCAACACGGTGGAAGAGAAACGCAGTGCGATCAACGACTCGCGTACAATCCGTACGTCGTCGTTGCAGTCGCGCGTGACGACGTTCACGACGATCGCCGGCGCGGAAGCCGCGGTCGCCGGCATCCGCCACCTGGACGAGTTGCAGGTGTACGATTTACAAGGTCTGCATAAAACACTACACTAA
- the greA gene encoding transcription elongation factor GreA: protein MNSVPLTKYGAELLKEELHQLKTKERRIVIDAIAEARSHGDLSENAEYDAAKERQAFVEGRIAELEGKLSSAQIIDPATLDADGRVVFGATVDLEDLESGQKVSYQIVGVDEADIKLNKVSVTSPIARALIGKSAEDVVEVQAPSGPREYEILEVRYV from the coding sequence ATGAATTCTGTTCCACTGACCAAGTACGGCGCCGAGCTGCTGAAGGAAGAGCTGCACCAGCTGAAGACTAAGGAACGCCGCATCGTCATCGATGCGATCGCCGAAGCGCGGTCGCACGGCGACCTGTCGGAGAACGCCGAATACGACGCGGCCAAGGAGCGCCAGGCGTTCGTGGAAGGCCGTATCGCGGAACTGGAGGGCAAGCTGTCCTCCGCCCAGATCATCGACCCGGCCACGCTCGACGCGGACGGCCGTGTGGTGTTCGGCGCCACCGTCGACCTGGAAGACCTGGAGTCGGGCCAGAAGGTCAGCTACCAGATCGTCGGCGTGGACGAGGCGGACATCAAGCTGAACAAGGTTTCCGTGACGTCGCCGATCGCCCGCGCGCTGATCGGCAAGTCGGCCGAGGACGTGGTCGAGGTGCAGGCGCCGTCCGGCCCGCGCGAGTACGAAATCCTCGAAGTGCGTTACGTCTGA
- a CDS encoding DUF4149 domain-containing protein, whose product MLAKVRLLVAVIWAGSLWTVGYLVAPTLFATLSDRVLAGTIAGSMFHVEALLSLGCAAALLVLLKYGTEGWTAQRRRTVLALIAAMALCTVMSHFGLQPMMAELKAAAGPDGVMASAGKQRFGMLHGISSMIYLVQSVLAGWLILKQ is encoded by the coding sequence ATGCTGGCGAAGGTCCGGCTGCTGGTCGCGGTGATCTGGGCCGGCAGCCTGTGGACGGTCGGTTACCTGGTGGCGCCGACCCTGTTCGCCACCTTGTCCGACCGCGTATTGGCCGGCACCATCGCCGGCAGCATGTTCCATGTGGAGGCATTGCTGTCGCTGGGCTGCGCGGCCGCGCTGCTGGTGTTGCTGAAGTACGGCACGGAAGGCTGGACGGCGCAGCGGCGCCGCACGGTGCTGGCGCTGATCGCCGCGATGGCGCTGTGCACGGTGATGAGCCATTTCGGCCTGCAGCCGATGATGGCCGAGCTGAAGGCCGCGGCAGGCCCGGACGGGGTGATGGCGTCCGCCGGCAAACAGCGCTTCGGCATGCTGCACGGCATCTCGAGCATGATCTACCTGGTGCAGAGCGTGCTTGCGGGCTGGTTGATCCTGAAGCAATAG